Proteins from a genomic interval of Sphingobacterium lactis:
- a CDS encoding HEPN domain-containing protein translates to MQSFRTELENPIVEQEIIELEQKIRSYQSGQVAEEKFRSLRLARGVYGQRQAGVQMVRIKLPFGKVTFQQLLKIASISDEYASRNLHLTTRQDIQIHYVSLDKTPELWAKLAADDMTLREACGNTVRNVTASAAAGIDPEEPFDVSPYAHKTFSYFLRNPICAEMGRKFKISFSSSDRDTAFSYIHDFGFIPKVRVVDGEEQRGFKVMLGGGLGAQPILAEEVHDFLPEEDIIPYIEATLRVFDRHGERNNRNKARFKFLVQKLGLETVLQLIEAEQIAVKNKKVPIDRDAIEAPVLPNAAILAELPVDPLAFELWKSTNTFEQKQKGFYGAYANIQTGDISTEKARLLVDGIREHVADDIRITQDQNLLFKYIRESSLPAVYNTLHRLGFAKPGYNSTADITTCPGTDTCNLGISNSTEMARVLENYIHEFHRDFIQERELKIKISGCMNSCGQHGLAHIGFHGSSLKVNGHVVPAAQVMIGGGTLGNGQGRVADRVIKVPTKRVLQVVDVILADFKANKQDEQHFITYYEQQGKDHFYRLLKPLADLTNLTADEHIDWGHEERFETAIGVGECAGVVIDLVATLLLEAEEKVQLAELALERDQYADAIYHAYSSFVWTAKALLLDKGINASTQTAVIQEFDGQYVATGDFQFPTTFADRVLQINRYAPELEFARAYLRQAKAFHVEAAARREAWRTVNL, encoded by the coding sequence ATGCAGAGTTTTAGGACAGAATTGGAGAATCCGATCGTAGAACAGGAGATCATTGAACTGGAGCAGAAGATCCGTTCGTACCAGTCGGGCCAGGTTGCCGAGGAGAAGTTTCGCTCCCTGCGTTTGGCGCGCGGTGTGTATGGGCAGCGCCAGGCCGGCGTACAGATGGTCCGTATCAAGTTGCCGTTTGGTAAAGTCACGTTTCAGCAGTTGTTGAAGATTGCGTCCATTTCGGATGAATACGCAAGCCGCAACCTCCACCTCACGACGCGCCAGGATATACAGATCCATTATGTCAGCCTGGATAAGACACCGGAGCTATGGGCGAAGTTGGCTGCGGACGACATGACCCTGCGCGAAGCCTGTGGCAACACGGTGCGTAATGTCACAGCATCCGCTGCCGCCGGTATAGACCCCGAGGAACCGTTCGATGTCTCTCCATACGCGCATAAAACCTTTTCCTATTTCCTGCGCAATCCGATATGTGCCGAAATGGGCCGTAAATTCAAGATTTCCTTTTCCTCAAGCGACCGGGATACGGCATTTTCCTATATCCACGACTTTGGCTTTATCCCGAAGGTGCGTGTGGTGGATGGGGAGGAGCAGCGCGGATTCAAGGTCATGCTCGGTGGCGGGTTGGGGGCACAGCCCATCCTGGCCGAAGAGGTTCATGATTTTTTGCCCGAAGAGGACATTATTCCCTATATCGAAGCGACCCTACGTGTATTCGACCGCCATGGCGAACGCAACAATAGAAATAAGGCACGATTCAAGTTCCTGGTTCAGAAACTCGGCCTGGAAACGGTTCTACAGTTGATTGAAGCAGAGCAAATCGCCGTAAAAAATAAAAAAGTGCCGATCGATCGGGATGCTATCGAAGCTCCGGTACTCCCGAATGCTGCAATCCTTGCGGAATTGCCGGTAGATCCCTTGGCATTCGAACTGTGGAAATCCACCAATACTTTTGAGCAGAAACAAAAAGGCTTCTATGGCGCATACGCCAATATCCAGACCGGCGACATCTCGACCGAAAAGGCCCGCCTGCTGGTGGATGGGATCCGCGAACACGTGGCGGATGATATCCGTATCACCCAAGACCAGAACTTGCTCTTCAAATATATACGGGAAAGTTCATTGCCGGCTGTATACAATACCCTGCATCGGTTGGGCTTCGCCAAGCCGGGGTACAACAGTACCGCAGATATCACGACCTGCCCAGGTACCGACACCTGTAACCTGGGGATCTCCAATTCCACGGAGATGGCACGCGTCCTGGAAAACTATATCCACGAGTTCCATCGGGATTTCATCCAGGAAAGGGAGTTGAAGATCAAGATTTCGGGATGCATGAATTCCTGTGGTCAGCACGGGTTGGCCCATATCGGTTTCCATGGCAGTTCCCTCAAAGTGAATGGGCATGTGGTGCCCGCAGCACAGGTCATGATCGGCGGCGGCACCCTTGGGAACGGACAGGGGCGGGTGGCCGATCGTGTCATCAAGGTGCCGACGAAGAGAGTACTTCAGGTGGTGGATGTTATATTAGCTGATTTCAAGGCGAATAAGCAGGATGAACAACACTTTATAACATACTATGAACAACAGGGCAAGGACCATTTTTACCGGTTGCTGAAACCCCTGGCAGACCTGACCAACCTCACAGCGGATGAACACATCGACTGGGGACACGAAGAACGATTCGAGACAGCCATCGGTGTAGGTGAGTGTGCGGGTGTGGTGATCGATCTGGTGGCCACCCTGTTGCTGGAAGCCGAGGAAAAGGTGCAACTTGCCGAATTGGCACTCGAAAGGGACCAATATGCCGATGCCATCTACCATGCCTACAGTTCCTTTGTCTGGACGGCGAAAGCCTTACTGTTGGATAAGGGCATCAATGCATCGACGCAGACAGCTGTCATTCAGGAATTTGATGGGCAATATGTGGCAACAGGGGATTTCCAATTCCCAACGACCTTTGCCGATCGGGTCCTGCAGATCAACCGCTATGCCCCAGAATTGGAATTTGCCCGGGCGTATCTGCGGCAGGCCAAAGCCTTCCATGTGGAAGCCGCCGCACGGCGGGAAGCGTGGAGAACCGTAAACCTATAA
- the cysD gene encoding sulfate adenylyltransferase subunit CysD has translation MDYLDHLEAEAIYILREVAGQFERPALLFSGGKDSITLVHLAKKAFRPGKFPFPLVHIDTGHNFPETIAFRDWLVEQTGERLIVGYVQDSIDAGKVVEQRGKHASRNALQTVTLLDTISQHGFDACIGGARRDEEKARAKERIFSVRDDFGQWDPKRQRPELWNIFNGRIEKGENVRVFPISNWTELDVWNYIKREQIALPSIYFSHHRDVVLRNGQWMAADPALQIDAEDTVVHKSVRFRTVGDMTCTAAVDSEATEIDTIIAEIRASTVSERGARMDDKVSEAAMEDRKKQGYF, from the coding sequence ATGGATTATTTAGATCATTTAGAGGCAGAGGCCATATATATTTTGCGGGAAGTGGCCGGGCAGTTTGAGCGTCCCGCGCTGTTGTTCTCCGGAGGGAAGGACTCCATTACGCTGGTCCACCTAGCGAAGAAAGCATTCCGTCCGGGCAAATTTCCATTCCCCTTGGTGCATATCGATACGGGACATAACTTTCCCGAAACGATTGCCTTTCGCGATTGGTTGGTCGAGCAGACCGGTGAACGCCTTATCGTAGGCTATGTGCAGGACAGTATCGATGCCGGTAAGGTTGTTGAGCAACGCGGAAAACATGCCAGCCGGAATGCGCTGCAGACGGTAACCCTTTTGGATACCATTTCGCAGCATGGATTCGATGCCTGCATCGGTGGTGCCCGCCGGGATGAGGAGAAAGCACGTGCCAAGGAGCGCATCTTCTCCGTACGAGATGACTTTGGCCAATGGGATCCTAAGCGGCAGCGGCCAGAGCTGTGGAACATCTTCAATGGACGCATCGAAAAAGGGGAGAATGTACGGGTATTTCCCATTTCCAATTGGACGGAGCTGGATGTATGGAATTACATCAAACGGGAGCAGATCGCCCTGCCCTCGATATATTTCAGCCACCACCGGGATGTGGTGCTGCGCAATGGCCAATGGATGGCCGCCGATCCGGCATTGCAGATCGATGCGGAGGATACGGTAGTACATAAGTCGGTACGTTTCAGAACAGTAGGTGACATGACCTGCACGGCAGCGGTAGATTCCGAGGCGACGGAAATTGATACGATCATTGCCGAGATCCGGGCGTCGACTGTGAGTGAGCGCGGTGCCAGGATGGATGATAAAGTCTCCGAGGCCGCCATGGAGGACCGCAAGAAACAGGGCTATTTTTAA
- a CDS encoding precorrin-2 dehydrogenase/sirohydrochlorin ferrochelatase family protein, whose protein sequence is MNTLFPIYVKLDQVETLLVGAGPVGLEKIQALLANSPAAHVQVIAETVSPEFYAYIQNRTNVRVAIRSFQADDLIGKSLVILATNNPELNLFVRALCIERHILLNVADKPALCDFYLGSVVQKGNLKIGISTNGKSPTMAKRIKEFLQELLPEEIDETLDLLSDYRNQLRGDLQDKIKVLNAHTADLLKQQRYDRAH, encoded by the coding sequence ATGAATACCCTTTTTCCCATATATGTCAAATTAGACCAGGTAGAGACCCTATTGGTGGGGGCAGGACCGGTGGGATTGGAAAAAATCCAAGCCCTATTGGCCAACTCACCCGCAGCACATGTCCAGGTGATAGCCGAAACGGTATCCCCAGAGTTTTACGCCTACATCCAAAACAGGACCAATGTCCGCGTGGCTATCCGATCCTTTCAGGCGGATGACCTGATCGGGAAGTCGTTGGTGATCCTGGCGACGAACAATCCGGAGTTGAACCTGTTCGTGCGTGCCCTGTGCATCGAACGTCACATCTTATTGAACGTGGCAGATAAACCAGCGCTCTGCGATTTCTACCTCGGTTCGGTGGTGCAGAAGGGAAACCTGAAGATCGGTATTTCCACCAATGGCAAATCACCGACCATGGCCAAGCGCATCAAGGAATTTTTGCAGGAGCTGCTGCCCGAGGAGATCGATGAGACCCTGGACCTGCTGTCGGACTATAGGAATCAACTGCGTGGCGACCTTCAGGATAAAATAAAAGTGCTTAATGCACATACTGCGGACCTTTTAAAACAGCAACGTTATGATCGAGCACATTAA
- a CDS encoding phosphoadenylyl-sulfate reductase, producing the protein MIEHIKKALKGADAATIIAYIQSEFGGKSVFSTSFGIEDQVITHLLAQEKGEIEIFTLDTGRLFPETYYVWNRTLELYKLPIRAYYPQREALEDLLSSKGPSSFYHSVDDRKACCHVRKIEPLQRAIQGYQVWITGIRAEQSPNRDQMDFVEWDEVNQIIKIHPLFDWSLSDVEQYLRTNFVPYNPLHDKGYISIGCQPCTRAVQAGEDFRAGRWWWEDKSKKECGLHVTHK; encoded by the coding sequence ATGATCGAGCACATTAAGAAGGCGCTAAAAGGAGCGGATGCAGCGACCATTATCGCTTACATTCAATCGGAATTCGGCGGTAAGTCGGTATTTTCCACCTCCTTTGGAATTGAGGATCAGGTCATCACGCACCTGTTGGCTCAGGAAAAAGGGGAGATCGAGATCTTTACCCTGGATACCGGCAGGCTCTTTCCGGAGACCTACTACGTCTGGAACAGAACCCTGGAACTGTATAAGCTGCCGATCAGGGCATATTATCCCCAACGGGAAGCGCTGGAGGACCTGCTGAGCAGCAAGGGACCATCCAGTTTTTACCATTCGGTGGACGACCGAAAGGCTTGTTGCCATGTCCGCAAGATCGAACCCCTGCAGCGCGCGATTCAGGGCTACCAGGTCTGGATCACTGGGATCCGTGCCGAGCAGTCCCCGAATCGGGATCAGATGGATTTCGTGGAATGGGATGAGGTGAATCAGATCATCAAGATCCATCCCTTGTTCGATTGGTCGCTGTCGGATGTCGAGCAGTACCTGCGGACGAATTTTGTGCCCTATAATCCGCTGCATGACAAAGGATATATCAGTATCGGTTGCCAGCCCTGTACACGGGCGGTACAGGCCGGGGAAGATTTCCGGGCTGGAAGGTGGTGGTGGGAAGATAAGTCAAAGAAGGAGTGTGGTTTACATGTTACACATAAATAA
- a CDS encoding PstA family ABC transporter permease, whose translation MSSIKKRLRKEKIAKLLMQFSGILITGSLFFIIGTILYKGLPHLTLDMITQTPKGGFYIGKDGGILNAILGSLYLAGLSTLLAVLIGIPICIYLNMYVKKGSTLAKTAKLIFDVLFGIPSIVYGAIAFSIMIWLGVRASLLGGVITITLLTIPIVVRTLDELLQTIPAELNQITKSLGATRWESAKVMLSYIKPGLFTAILLAFGRAIGDVAGVLLTTGFSDNIPVYLDEPTATLPLAIFFQLSSPIPEVQGRAYASALILTFIILSIVICTQYLASKQRKNRG comes from the coding sequence ATGAGTAGCATCAAGAAACGACTGCGCAAAGAGAAAATTGCGAAGCTGCTGATGCAGTTCTCCGGAATCCTGATTACCGGATCGCTATTTTTCATTATCGGCACGATCCTGTACAAAGGCTTGCCGCACCTGACCTTGGATATGATCACCCAAACGCCAAAGGGCGGATTTTATATCGGTAAAGATGGGGGAATATTGAATGCCATCTTGGGCTCGCTCTATCTGGCAGGATTGTCCACCCTATTGGCGGTCCTGATCGGTATTCCCATCTGCATTTACCTGAACATGTACGTGAAGAAGGGTTCTACCTTGGCCAAAACAGCCAAACTGATTTTTGACGTGCTGTTCGGCATTCCATCGATAGTCTATGGTGCCATCGCCTTCAGCATCATGATCTGGCTGGGTGTGCGGGCGTCCCTGCTGGGGGGCGTAATCACCATCACCCTGCTGACGATCCCGATCGTGGTGCGTACGCTCGATGAGCTGCTGCAGACCATCCCCGCCGAGCTCAACCAGATCACCAAATCCCTGGGTGCCACACGCTGGGAATCGGCCAAGGTTATGCTCAGCTACATCAAACCCGGCCTGTTCACGGCCATATTATTGGCCTTCGGGCGCGCCATTGGCGATGTGGCCGGCGTCCTGTTGACCACAGGCTTCAGCGACAACATTCCCGTCTACCTGGATGAGCCGACGGCAACACTGCCATTGGCGATATTCTTCCAGCTCAGCAGTCCTATTCCAGAGGTGCAGGGCCGCGCCTATGCATCCGCACTGATCCTAACATTTATCATTTTATCAATCGTAATATGTACGCAATACCTAGCATCGAAACAGCGAAAAAACCGGGGATAA
- the cobA gene encoding uroporphyrinogen-III C-methyltransferase, with protein sequence MKKIQPLVTLVGAGPGDPELITLKGIKAIQAADVLLYDALVNEELLDLAKAGCTKVYVGKRAEQLSTAQDQINQLLVDYALTHGHVVRLKGGDPFVFGRGGEEIDFVRQYGIPTAVVPGLSSSTSLTGLQQIPLTYRGISESFWVITGATREGVLSEDLKTAANSNATVVVLMGFAKLKQIIALYQEQGKGALPIALIQNGSLPNEQLVLGHVDDILDRAAASAIGVPAIIVLGEVVAKHQAFEQIKNEIQQLAYA encoded by the coding sequence ATGAAGAAGATACAACCCTTGGTTACCCTGGTCGGTGCCGGTCCTGGCGATCCGGAACTGATCACGTTGAAAGGAATAAAAGCCATTCAAGCAGCTGATGTGCTGTTATATGATGCCTTGGTCAATGAGGAACTCCTAGATTTGGCCAAAGCGGGCTGCACGAAGGTGTACGTCGGAAAGCGAGCCGAGCAATTGTCGACAGCACAGGATCAGATCAACCAATTGCTGGTGGATTATGCACTGACGCATGGGCATGTGGTGCGCCTGAAGGGCGGAGATCCCTTTGTGTTTGGCCGTGGCGGTGAGGAGATCGACTTTGTTCGGCAGTACGGCATTCCCACCGCGGTTGTGCCGGGCTTGTCGTCCTCAACGAGCCTCACCGGCCTGCAGCAGATCCCGTTGACCTACCGTGGAATCTCCGAATCCTTCTGGGTAATCACGGGTGCCACCCGCGAAGGGGTACTGTCGGAGGACCTGAAGACGGCCGCAAACAGCAACGCCACAGTGGTGGTATTGATGGGCTTCGCGAAATTGAAGCAGATCATCGCTCTTTATCAGGAACAGGGAAAAGGTGCATTGCCCATTGCCCTGATCCAGAACGGCTCCTTACCGAACGAACAGCTGGTTCTGGGGCATGTGGATGATATCCTGGATCGCGCAGCGGCATCCGCCATTGGCGTGCCTGCGATTATTGTGCTGGGCGAAGTCGTCGCCAAGCACCAGGCTTTCGAACAGATCAAAAACGAAATACAACAGCTCGCTTACGCATGA
- the pstC gene encoding phosphate ABC transporter permease subunit PstC → MPVNYRLATDRVIKHLSGTFLAVSLLVILAILVGLSIKSSPLLSEVSLWEVLTTSIWAPMKGRFGFLSFIMGTVWVTVIALFIAVPLCLAASVYLVEYGSKRLRALVLPLVNVLAAIPPVLYGVWGVLFVVPIISDYVAPIFGVSSSGYSVFSGGIVLAVMIFPIMVSIMVEVLKTIPAELRSVSLSLGATRLETIQHVVLKKARPGIMAAIVLAVSRAFGETIAVLMVCGNIPQIPKSIFDAGYPLPALIANNFGEMMSIPLYDSALMLAALLLFVIILGFNLLSRGILRKMEVEKI, encoded by the coding sequence ATGCCCGTGAATTATAGATTAGCAACAGATCGCGTGATCAAGCACCTTTCCGGCACCTTTCTGGCCGTCAGCTTGTTGGTCATCTTAGCCATCCTGGTTGGGTTGAGCATCAAATCCAGTCCTTTGCTTTCGGAGGTTTCCCTCTGGGAGGTGCTCACAACGAGTATTTGGGCGCCGATGAAAGGCCGCTTTGGCTTCCTGTCCTTCATTATGGGGACGGTATGGGTCACGGTGATTGCCTTATTCATTGCGGTTCCCCTATGCCTGGCAGCCTCGGTCTACCTCGTGGAATATGGCTCCAAGCGATTACGCGCACTGGTACTGCCCCTGGTTAATGTGCTGGCGGCGATTCCTCCGGTGCTGTACGGTGTCTGGGGAGTACTGTTCGTGGTGCCGATCATCAGCGATTATGTTGCCCCCATCTTCGGCGTCAGCAGCAGTGGCTACTCCGTTTTTTCCGGTGGTATCGTACTGGCGGTGATGATCTTCCCGATCATGGTCAGCATCATGGTGGAAGTCCTGAAGACCATTCCGGCAGAGCTGCGGTCCGTTTCCCTCTCGCTGGGCGCCACCCGCCTGGAAACCATCCAGCATGTGGTCCTGAAGAAAGCCCGTCCGGGGATTATGGCAGCCATCGTCCTGGCGGTGTCGCGAGCATTTGGCGAAACCATCGCCGTCTTGATGGTCTGTGGGAATATACCGCAGATCCCCAAATCTATTTTTGATGCGGGATACCCGCTGCCGGCACTCATTGCCAATAATTTCGGAGAAATGATGTCCATCCCGCTGTATGACTCCGCTTTGATGTTAGCTGCATTGCTGCTGTTCGTCATTATCCTGGGCTTTAACCTATTATCACGGGGCATATTACGTAAAATGGAGGTAGAAAAGATATGA
- a CDS encoding phosphate ABC transporter ATP-binding protein, with product MYAIPSIETAKKPGIILQATPHIQIRDLHVHVEGQHILKGINLEIPNNCITSIIGPSGCGKTTLLKTLNRLMDDSAEVQVSGSVLVNGEDLYGADAEVTHIRKKMGLLSQKPFPLPMSIFDNIAYGPKIHGLRDKKALQQIVERQLRNVGLWDEVKDRLHSSAGKLSIGQQQRLCLARGLAVEPEIILGDESTSALDPISTQVIENLLIQLKQEYTIVLVTHILRQARRVSDYILFLYQGEVVEFGPSEEILLNPQHELTKQYVKGFIS from the coding sequence ATGTACGCAATACCTAGCATCGAAACAGCGAAAAAACCGGGGATAATCCTTCAGGCAACCCCACATATACAGATACGGGACCTGCATGTCCATGTGGAGGGACAGCACATTCTCAAGGGTATCAACCTGGAGATCCCCAACAACTGCATCACCTCCATCATTGGCCCGTCAGGCTGTGGGAAGACCACGTTATTGAAGACCCTCAACCGGCTGATGGATGATTCGGCGGAGGTGCAGGTTTCAGGCTCTGTGCTGGTCAATGGCGAGGACCTGTATGGTGCCGATGCCGAGGTCACCCATATCCGTAAGAAAATGGGTCTCCTATCACAGAAACCCTTTCCGCTGCCCATGTCCATCTTCGATAACATTGCGTACGGACCGAAGATCCATGGCCTACGGGACAAGAAAGCCCTGCAGCAGATCGTTGAGCGGCAATTGCGAAACGTCGGCCTGTGGGATGAGGTTAAGGATAGGCTGCACAGCTCGGCTGGAAAACTGTCCATTGGCCAACAGCAGCGCCTGTGTCTGGCGCGAGGGCTGGCGGTGGAACCCGAGATCATCCTTGGCGATGAATCGACCTCCGCCCTGGATCCGATCTCCACACAGGTCATCGAAAACCTGCTCATCCAGCTCAAGCAGGAATATACCATTGTGCTGGTGACCCACATCCTGCGGCAGGCAAGACGCGTATCCGATTACATCCTATTCCTGTATCAAGGGGAAGTCGTGGAATTCGGACCGTCCGAGGAAATCCTCCTGAATCCACAACATGAACTGACCAAACAATATGTGAAAGGGTTTATTTCGTAG
- a CDS encoding PstS family phosphate ABC transporter substrate-binding protein: MKRHKQLIYSILSLFATNSCAPKVEQGFDKEKGYMGTISISGAFALYPLAVLWAEDFKKIHPHVRFNISAGGAGKGISDVLTNMVDIGLVSRDLHAIEIERGALPIVVANDAVLGSLNSAHPNIDLLLARGISQEELKGIFLTRTIKTWKQLDARFVDEQIEVYVRSDAAGAAETWAKYLGASQEDLQGIGIFGDPGLAQAIKDHPLAIGFNNINYIYDLKSKRPSEHIVPLPLDINGNGSIEPAESCYTHLDSLTRAVATGKYPAPPARELMFVLNKQHTSKLLEEFVRFVMTEKQQAYLLENGFVPLDKQKIEEENNKIHAREL, from the coding sequence TTGAAAAGGCACAAACAATTGATTTACAGCATACTATCGCTCTTTGCAACAAATTCTTGCGCACCGAAAGTGGAACAAGGGTTTGATAAAGAGAAAGGATATATGGGTACAATTTCCATTTCCGGAGCCTTTGCACTCTATCCATTGGCGGTGTTATGGGCAGAAGATTTCAAGAAAATTCACCCGCATGTTCGCTTTAACATTTCCGCAGGTGGTGCCGGAAAAGGGATATCGGATGTGCTGACCAATATGGTGGATATCGGCCTGGTATCGCGGGACCTGCATGCCATCGAGATCGAACGCGGTGCGCTGCCCATCGTCGTGGCGAACGACGCCGTATTGGGCAGCCTGAACAGCGCCCATCCCAATATCGATCTCCTGCTCGCTCGGGGCATCTCCCAAGAAGAGCTCAAGGGAATTTTCCTGACCCGAACGATCAAGACCTGGAAACAATTGGATGCGCGATTTGTGGATGAGCAGATCGAGGTATATGTCCGATCGGATGCTGCAGGCGCTGCGGAGACTTGGGCGAAATACCTGGGTGCCAGCCAAGAGGACCTGCAGGGCATCGGTATATTTGGTGACCCGGGGTTGGCGCAGGCCATTAAGGACCACCCCCTGGCCATCGGCTTTAACAACATCAATTACATCTACGACCTGAAGAGCAAGAGGCCGAGCGAACACATTGTGCCCTTGCCCCTGGATATAAACGGCAATGGATCCATCGAACCTGCCGAATCCTGCTATACACACTTGGACAGTCTGACCCGAGCGGTGGCGACCGGGAAATACCCTGCTCCACCTGCTCGCGAACTGATGTTCGTCCTGAATAAACAGCATACATCCAAACTCCTGGAGGAATTTGTACGCTTTGTCATGACCGAAAAACAGCAGGCATACCTGCTGGAGAATGGATTTGTCCCGTTGGACAAGCAAAAGATTGAAGAAGAAAACAACAAAATACATGCCCGTGAATTATAG
- a CDS encoding 4Fe-4S dicluster domain-containing protein, whose translation MAIKITDECINCGACEPECPNNAIYDAGVSWKFSDGTALEGVIDFGDGVTLDASESQDAISNEVYYIVSDKCTECVGFHDEPQCAAVCPVDCCVEDEDVVESEDELLAKKAWLHAE comes from the coding sequence ATGGCAATTAAAATTACTGATGAATGTATAAATTGTGGGGCTTGCGAACCAGAATGCCCAAACAATGCAATTTATGATGCAGGTGTAAGCTGGAAGTTTTCAGATGGTACCGCCTTGGAAGGTGTTATTGATTTCGGTGATGGCGTTACTCTTGATGCGAGCGAATCCCAGGATGCGATCTCCAACGAGGTCTATTATATTGTTTCGGATAAATGTACGGAGTGTGTCGGTTTCCATGACGAGCCGCAATGTGCTGCCGTTTGTCCGGTGGACTGTTGTGTGGAGGATGAGGACGTCGTGGAATCAGAAGACGAACTATTGGCGAAGAAAGCTTGGTTACACGCTGAATAA
- a CDS encoding dicarboxylate/amino acid:cation symporter, translating into MSKKTTGYVLLLTIAIASVITLLYEFDLVAVPPAVMMAVRWITAAVLIWNAIVRKGLTTWILTCMVLGIFVGLDFPDVAKALQPLSQGFIKLVKTIVGPILFSTLVFGIAGHSDLKQVGRMAWKSMLYFFCATTCAIFIGLAAINLTKAGVGIDIEHMPHEELPQTSAVSDTDKLALEHIDESAHWLYKFTSFFRDTFPENIVKSVYENKVLQIVVFAVIFGIGLAMVDEKKRKPFVDFTESLSEAMFKFTNLVMLFAPIGVGAAMAYTVGHLGVDILKNLFMLLATLYLALIFFLAGVLLPVALYLKIPIKEFINAIKEPVSIAFATTSSDAALPKAMSAMERFGVPRKIVSFVIPTGYSFNLDGTSLYLSLASIFVAQAAGIHLSFGQQLLIAFTLMITSKGVAAVPRASLIILIATADQFGLPVFVIAAILGIDELMDMARTSVNVIGNCLATVVVAKWEGEFDETAPFRKDHDEDGIEEIVETIEEGPEGETRS; encoded by the coding sequence ATGTCTAAAAAAACTACGGGATACGTATTATTACTAACCATTGCGATAGCCTCCGTTATTACCTTGCTCTATGAGTTCGATCTAGTTGCCGTTCCACCCGCAGTCATGATGGCTGTCCGTTGGATTACCGCAGCGGTTCTGATATGGAATGCCATTGTTCGCAAGGGCCTGACCACGTGGATCCTGACCTGTATGGTGCTGGGTATCTTTGTGGGTCTTGATTTTCCGGATGTGGCCAAGGCGCTGCAGCCCCTCAGCCAAGGATTCATTAAATTGGTGAAGACCATCGTCGGTCCGATCCTATTCTCCACGTTGGTGTTCGGTATTGCTGGCCATTCAGATCTTAAGCAGGTCGGTCGTATGGCTTGGAAATCCATGCTGTATTTCTTTTGTGCAACCACGTGTGCGATATTTATCGGTCTGGCGGCCATCAACCTGACAAAAGCAGGGGTCGGCATCGATATTGAGCACATGCCACACGAGGAATTGCCACAGACGTCAGCGGTATCCGATACGGATAAACTGGCGCTGGAGCATATCGATGAGAGTGCACATTGGCTGTACAAATTCACCTCCTTTTTCCGTGATACTTTCCCGGAAAATATCGTGAAATCAGTCTACGAAAATAAAGTTCTGCAGATCGTCGTGTTTGCCGTCATCTTCGGTATCGGCTTGGCGATGGTGGATGAGAAAAAGCGAAAACCCTTTGTGGACTTCACGGAGTCCCTCTCGGAGGCCATGTTCAAGTTCACCAATCTGGTGATGCTCTTTGCGCCGATCGGTGTGGGGGCAGCGATGGCCTATACCGTCGGTCACTTGGGGGTCGACATCCTCAAGAACCTGTTTATGCTCTTGGCAACCCTTTACCTGGCCTTGATTTTCTTCCTAGCTGGGGTATTGCTGCCTGTAGCACTTTACTTAAAGATCCCGATCAAGGAATTTATCAATGCCATTAAGGAACCTGTATCGATCGCTTTTGCGACAACAAGTTCCGATGCGGCTTTGCCTAAGGCCATGAGTGCGATGGAGCGCTTCGGTGTGCCGCGGAAGATCGTATCTTTCGTTATCCCGACGGGCTATAGCTTCAACCTGGACGGTACATCGCTGTACCTTTCTTTGGCGTCGATTTTCGTGGCGCAGGCCGCTGGAATTCACCTGTCTTTCGGACAGCAGCTCCTGATTGCCTTTACCCTGATGATCACCTCCAAGGGGGTCGCTGCCGTACCGCGTGCATCACTGATCATCCTGATTGCTACCGCCGATCAATTCGGTCTGCCGGTATTCGTCATTGCCGCCATCTTGGGAATCGACGAATTGATGGATATGGCCAGAACATCCGTGAATGTCATCGGTAACTGTTTGGCAACTGTTGTGGTCGCCAAGTGGGAAGGGGAATTCGATGAAACCGCACCGTTCCGAAAGGATCACGACGAGGACGGCATCGAAGAAATCGTGGAAACCATTGAGGAAGGTCCTGAAGGCGAAACACGATCCTAA